The Sneathiella sp. P13V-1 genome includes a window with the following:
- a CDS encoding DUF262 domain-containing protein, protein MSIMQQSSKAQDRTLGVWFQAIQQGQVKLPRFQRYEAWDRGRITSFLNTIINNLPVGVTLALDVAGDEKFISRYIVSADPAVPGTVTQHLLDGQQRLTAFWRAMHNNYEDEDYFIYLPEFDQKWNLSEEIEVYCQSRWPNKEGACRPVWADRPSKCLERGLFPIDLLCPGDKATEVDKWVNKATLHLEPNEDDPEALKKYKVYTATKEKLKQEINTLRERVTHFNLPYLSLPSNTPKDVALQVFINMNTNSKPLSLYDIIVAEVESVAGKSLHDLEEHLVSKCPKAARFGDVRNLILATSALLQEKTPNNKGMVEMDKQVLLDNWEKLEHGLERMANLLESQGVFDEARLPTSNVLAVVAAAYELVPEHGDFVAKAEKLLRAYLWSSFFTDRYENSAASRAYADFIGVKDKHRGIKAFLSMPDFDEKALSEVPVFNRREHELADVDALMAAGWPKKKGIEARGILAVSNYFGAHDFADSKPASYESIQNREYHHIFPDALLSEVGIDSYYALNCALITWKTNRIIGRKDPLDYLKERVQWADELAVSNRLKTHLVSFDLLSNAHYQSLEGEALKTKLEEDFRRFMRDRAKLVHKAVVRLASGEQPSLDSIWTVYSDESAVIIQQEASN, encoded by the coding sequence ATGAGCATTATGCAGCAGTCCAGCAAGGCCCAGGATCGAACGCTGGGTGTCTGGTTCCAGGCTATCCAACAGGGGCAGGTTAAATTGCCGCGGTTTCAGCGTTATGAAGCCTGGGACCGAGGGCGTATCACCAGCTTTCTCAACACCATTATCAATAACCTTCCGGTTGGCGTAACACTCGCATTGGATGTGGCGGGGGACGAGAAGTTTATCTCTCGCTATATCGTTTCTGCTGATCCCGCCGTGCCCGGAACGGTTACGCAGCACTTGCTTGATGGCCAGCAGCGACTGACTGCGTTCTGGCGCGCGATGCACAACAACTACGAAGATGAAGATTATTTTATCTACCTGCCGGAATTTGATCAGAAGTGGAATCTCTCTGAGGAAATTGAGGTTTACTGCCAGAGCCGCTGGCCTAATAAGGAAGGGGCGTGCCGCCCAGTGTGGGCCGATCGCCCTTCAAAGTGTCTAGAACGAGGTCTGTTTCCCATTGATTTGTTGTGTCCGGGCGATAAAGCGACAGAAGTTGATAAGTGGGTTAACAAGGCAACACTTCATCTTGAGCCAAACGAGGATGATCCAGAAGCGCTCAAGAAATACAAGGTATACACAGCGACCAAGGAAAAGCTGAAACAGGAGATCAATACCCTCCGCGAGCGGGTGACGCACTTCAACCTGCCGTATCTCTCATTGCCCTCCAATACACCAAAAGACGTGGCGCTCCAGGTATTCATTAATATGAATACCAACAGCAAGCCGCTCTCCTTGTACGACATTATCGTTGCCGAAGTGGAGAGTGTAGCGGGCAAGTCCCTGCATGATTTGGAAGAGCACCTGGTCAGCAAGTGCCCCAAGGCGGCGCGCTTTGGCGATGTCAGAAATCTGATATTGGCGACCTCGGCGCTGTTGCAGGAGAAAACGCCCAATAACAAGGGCATGGTCGAGATGGACAAACAGGTGCTGCTCGACAATTGGGAGAAGCTGGAACACGGTCTGGAGCGCATGGCTAATCTGTTGGAAAGCCAGGGTGTCTTTGATGAAGCGCGCTTGCCCACCAGCAACGTTTTGGCGGTCGTCGCGGCAGCCTATGAGCTGGTGCCGGAACATGGCGATTTTGTCGCCAAGGCTGAAAAGCTGTTGCGTGCCTATTTGTGGTCGTCCTTCTTTACCGACCGCTACGAGAATTCCGCCGCCTCCAGGGCCTATGCCGATTTTATTGGTGTGAAGGACAAACATCGTGGCATCAAAGCATTTTTGAGTATGCCAGATTTTGATGAAAAGGCGTTATCCGAAGTGCCTGTCTTCAACCGCAGGGAGCATGAGCTGGCGGACGTAGACGCCCTGATGGCCGCAGGCTGGCCGAAGAAAAAGGGTATTGAAGCTAGAGGAATACTGGCGGTTTCCAATTATTTTGGCGCCCATGACTTTGCTGACAGTAAGCCAGCATCATACGAGAGTATTCAAAACCGCGAATATCACCACATCTTCCCCGATGCGCTACTCTCTGAGGTGGGTATCGACAGTTACTACGCGCTGAACTGTGCCCTGATTACCTGGAAGACCAACCGCATAATCGGTCGCAAAGATCCGCTGGACTACCTGAAAGAACGTGTGCAATGGGCGGATGAACTCGCAGTATCTAACCGGTTGAAAACGCACCTGGTCTCCTTCGACTTGTTGAGCAATGCCCATTACCAAAGCTTGGAGGGTGAAGCACTTAAAACCAAGCTGGAGGAGGATTTTCGCCGGTTTATGCGTGATCGGGCAAAGCTGGTTCACAAGGCGGTGGTTCGTCTTGCTAGTGGTGAGCAGCCTTCGCTGGATTCCATTTGGACGGTGTATTCAGATGAGTCAGCGGTAATTATTCAGCAGGAGGCTTCGAACTGA
- a CDS encoding PglZ domain-containing protein yields the protein MSFAEFFKSSVLEARLAKSQVMVVYDPERRYRDVCLEMATEKRAVVDSSESSIISRAKAIADLGKLGERQIEQLLVYVPAAKPLEDEDKQKDPFALYGACGDVFPSGDGDNYLSLCLKAKPDHATQVRAVFDQDPNPSLAVIDAIGGGLNWPSLRALLKVESTRDILFALLVPSDLQQNALKESDTWVSEAKALLQASIGLGLKTRGKARSAIGDELWRFVLFSEFVFDLPEELPPSLQDVPCAAAAAQPLIEDMCERLRSDRRTQNIYIERAETIEAELDLPSICGHMADLGERDTFPFEERTFLQRAMEALARDDTDKVKAILGRHAQSVWTGKGESQAQWDLIRSAFSLMECCQDNDRLLSEHTRSMDRLIDLYVSQLREIDRLHREFEQAVSDYDWQDAQGIMQPVQQQARKQYGKLIEKVQLLFTKHLQHTGWPVVGRLANGDVFDKLVAPKLQQSGIKVAYLMVDALRYELGVALEKQLAEDGMVELKPALAQLPSITPVGMASLLPGAGTGLRLVKNESGYTPHLGDQPVANVGQRMEILRKRYGQRFQEGRLEEFVRNRFEVDGDVELLVLRSVEIDSHFENHPDTAPTEIINALKRIRVAVHKLKDAGFSEVVIATDHGFFMNTHAGAGDTCSKLPGDWLNEHQRCLLGDGSSDSHHYLLSAEKAGIRGDFTSIAGPLSMASYKSGMLYYHGGASLQECVVPVITLQLDASEQAPVSQATVSLNYKNGAKRITTRLPVIEISLDNQDMFSVGRDFEILLEAHDKKGEVVGEAKPGGLVNPATGTITLKPGDKVQVTLKMQMEYEGKFKVKALNPSTMVAFCQLDLETDYTV from the coding sequence ATGAGTTTTGCAGAGTTCTTCAAAAGCTCGGTGCTGGAAGCGCGGCTTGCGAAATCACAGGTCATGGTGGTGTATGACCCGGAACGGCGCTATCGGGATGTTTGCCTGGAGATGGCGACAGAGAAAAGAGCGGTGGTCGATAGTTCTGAATCGAGCATCATCAGCCGGGCAAAGGCGATAGCTGATCTAGGCAAGCTGGGTGAGCGCCAAATCGAGCAGTTGCTGGTCTATGTGCCGGCCGCCAAGCCGCTAGAAGATGAAGACAAACAAAAAGATCCCTTCGCGTTATATGGCGCGTGTGGCGATGTCTTCCCCAGTGGTGATGGTGATAACTACCTGAGCTTGTGTCTGAAAGCGAAACCCGACCATGCGACACAAGTGCGGGCGGTATTTGATCAAGACCCTAACCCCAGTTTAGCAGTGATTGATGCTATCGGTGGCGGCCTGAACTGGCCCAGTCTGCGTGCCTTGCTCAAGGTTGAGTCTACCCGTGACATTTTGTTCGCACTGTTGGTGCCCAGTGATCTACAGCAAAATGCACTGAAGGAGAGTGATACTTGGGTATCGGAAGCTAAAGCACTTCTGCAGGCCAGTATTGGTTTGGGACTGAAAACTCGTGGTAAGGCCAGGTCGGCCATTGGCGATGAGTTATGGCGCTTTGTGCTGTTCAGTGAGTTTGTCTTTGATCTGCCGGAGGAATTACCACCCAGTTTGCAGGATGTACCGTGTGCTGCAGCGGCGGCACAGCCGCTGATAGAGGATATGTGTGAGCGACTGCGCAGCGACCGACGCACCCAGAATATCTATATCGAACGAGCCGAAACGATTGAGGCAGAGCTGGATCTACCCAGCATTTGTGGGCATATGGCGGATTTGGGCGAACGAGATACCTTCCCGTTTGAGGAACGGACCTTCTTGCAGCGCGCCATGGAGGCTTTGGCACGCGACGATACCGACAAGGTAAAAGCTATTCTTGGGCGCCATGCCCAATCGGTTTGGACCGGTAAAGGCGAGAGTCAGGCGCAATGGGATCTGATTCGCTCAGCATTTTCTCTGATGGAGTGCTGCCAAGATAATGATCGTTTGCTCAGCGAGCATACACGGAGCATGGACCGCCTGATTGATTTGTATGTGAGCCAACTACGGGAAATCGACCGCCTGCATCGCGAGTTTGAGCAAGCGGTCAGTGATTACGATTGGCAGGATGCGCAGGGCATTATGCAGCCGGTTCAACAGCAGGCGCGCAAGCAGTACGGCAAACTGATCGAGAAAGTCCAACTGCTCTTTACAAAGCACCTACAGCATACGGGCTGGCCGGTTGTCGGACGGCTGGCCAATGGCGACGTATTCGATAAGTTGGTGGCACCCAAACTGCAGCAAAGTGGTATCAAAGTCGCTTACTTAATGGTGGATGCCCTCCGTTATGAGTTGGGTGTCGCGCTCGAAAAGCAGCTGGCGGAGGATGGCATGGTTGAACTGAAACCAGCGCTTGCTCAGTTGCCGAGTATTACACCGGTCGGCATGGCTAGTCTGTTGCCAGGTGCCGGTACCGGCCTGCGACTGGTAAAAAATGAAAGTGGCTATACCCCGCATCTCGGCGATCAACCGGTAGCAAACGTTGGTCAGCGGATGGAGATTCTCCGTAAGCGATATGGGCAGCGATTCCAGGAAGGGCGTTTGGAGGAGTTCGTCCGCAATCGGTTCGAGGTTGACGGCGATGTTGAATTGCTGGTGCTGCGCTCAGTAGAGATCGACAGCCACTTCGAAAATCATCCGGATACCGCCCCGACCGAGATCATCAATGCCCTTAAGCGTATTCGGGTGGCTGTACACAAGTTGAAAGATGCGGGCTTCAGCGAAGTCGTGATCGCAACCGATCACGGGTTCTTTATGAACACCCATGCCGGGGCGGGAGACACCTGTAGCAAGTTGCCGGGTGACTGGCTGAACGAACACCAGCGCTGTTTGTTGGGTGACGGGAGTTCCGATAGTCACCACTATCTGTTGAGTGCCGAGAAGGCTGGTATTCGCGGCGACTTCACCAGTATCGCTGGGCCATTGAGTATGGCTTCTTATAAGTCGGGGATGCTCTATTACCACGGTGGTGCCTCGCTACAGGAATGCGTTGTGCCAGTGATTACTCTGCAACTGGACGCTTCAGAGCAGGCGCCGGTCTCCCAGGCGACGGTTTCCTTGAATTACAAGAACGGTGCTAAACGCATCACCACACGCTTGCCCGTGATCGAAATCAGCCTCGATAACCAGGATATGTTCTCAGTGGGCCGTGATTTCGAGATCTTGCTGGAAGCCCACGACAAGAAAGGCGAAGTGGTCGGTGAAGCGAAGCCTGGCGGACTGGTGAATCCCGCTACCGGCACGATCACGCTGAAGCCGGGTGACAAGGTACAGGTCACTTTGAAGATGCAGATGGAATACGAAGGCAAGTTCAAGGTGAAAGCGCTCAATCCGTCCACGATGGTAGCGTTCTGCCAGCTGGACTTAGAGACTGATTATACGGTGTAA